A genomic region of Choristoneura fumiferana chromosome 17, NRCan_CFum_1, whole genome shotgun sequence contains the following coding sequences:
- the LOC141436806 gene encoding putative inorganic phosphate cotransporter isoform X1 codes for MGLKPEDDKTPSKLAIMDDDVSDAPRGLGTRHWVTFMLFLGMANAYIMRTNMSVAIVAMVNHTALPVDHEAMDTECGDVYNSSSSPTIKHGDHPMDTYTHNYSTNGTADALPALQSTSTQDGNYVWTSTLQGYILSSFFYGYVLTQIPFGILSKRFGARYFLGVGMLINSVFGLLVPVAAEAGYGYLILVRFIQGLGEGPIVPCSHAMLAKWIPPNERSRMGAAVYAGAQFGTVISMPLSGLLSEYGFSGGWPSIFYVFGLIGTAWSLAFLFLVSEDPEHSPGIKEAEKKYILSSLWGAAGSSSPPIPWKKILMSMPFWAIMLAHMGQNYGYETLMTELPTFMRQVLHFSLKDNGFVSALPYLCMWLFSMFISVVADWMLSSGRFNHTQVRKIINSIGEYGPAIGLFIAANTGCNPAATVAILAIGVGLNGGIYSGFKVNHLDISPRFAGILMAFTNCLANLTGLLAPIVAGYIIEGKPTQAQWRKVFYIAGGIYIFAATFYNIFGSGRRQEWDNPAEDAALAKKAADKKQAKHDKKNEAYNSNSNEAETAQ; via the exons GCGGCCTCGGCACTCGGCACTGGGTGACATTCATGCTGTTCCTCGGCATGGCGAACGCCTACATCATGAGGACGAACATGTCGGTGGCCATCGTTGCCATGGTCAACCACACGGCGCTGCCCGTCGACCACGAAGCCATGGACACCGAGTGCGGAGACGTCTACAACAGCAGTAGTAGT ccgACAATAAAGCATGGAGATCACCCGATggatacatacacacacaactaCAGCACCAATGGAACTgctgatgcgttgccggccttgcaaagCACG TCAACGCAAGATGGCAACTATGTGTGGACTTCCACGCTGCAAGGCTACATCCTGTCGTCGTTCTTCTATGGCTACGTACTAACCCAGATTCCCTTCGGTATTTTGTCGAAAAG GTTCGGTGCCCGGTACTTTCTCGGCGTGGGCATGCTGATAAACTCCGTGTTCGGACTGCTGGTGCCGGTAGCCGCTGAGGCGGGCTACGGGTACCTCATCCTCGTGCGGTTCATCCAGGGCTTGGGCGAA GGTCCGATAGTGCCGTGCTCGCACGCTATGCTTGCCAAATGGATCCCGCCCAACGAGAGGAGTCGGATGGGCGCAGCTGTATATGCCG GAGCCCAATTCGGCACGGTGATCTCCATGCCTTTATCGGGTCTTCTCTCCGAATACGGCTTCTCGGGCGGCTGGCCGTCCATCTTCTACGTTTTCGGTCTCATCGGCACGGCCTGGTCCCTCGCGTTCCTGTTCCTGGTGTCCGAGGACCCGGAGCACAGCCCCGGCATCAAGGAGGCCGAGAAGAAGTACATCCTCAGCTCGCTGTGGGGCGCTGCTGGTTCTAGC TCACCACCAATTCCATGGAAGAAGATCCTGATGTCGATGCCGTTCTGGGCCATCATGCTGGCCCACATGGGACAGAACTACGGTTACGAGACCCTCATGACCGAGCTGCCGACCTTCATGCGTCAAGTGCTCCATTTCTCCCTTAAGGAT AACGGGTTCGTGTCGGCGCTCCCCTACCTGTGCATGTGGCTGTTCTCCATGTTTATTTCCGTCGTCGCCGACTGGATGCTCTCCAGCGGCCGCTTCAACCACACACAAGTCAGGAAGATCATCAACAGTATCG GTGAATACGGTCCCGCCATTGGGCTCTTCATCGCTGCCAACACTGGCTGCAACCCCGCCGCCACGGTCGCCATTTTGGCCATCGGCGTCGGCCTCAACGGTGGTATCTACTCCGGTTTCAAG GTTAACCACTTGGATATCTCGCCGCGTTTCGCCGGTATCCTGATGGCATTCACGAACTGCCTCGCCAACTTGACTGGACTCCTGGCGCCCATCGTAGCTGGATACATAATTGAGGGCAAG ccAACGCAAGCTCAGTGGCGTAAGGTATTCTACATCGCCGGTGGCATCTATATATTCGCTGCTACCTTCTACAACATCTTCGGTTCAGGCAGAAGACAGGAGTGGGACAACCCCGCCGAAGACGCGGCGCTAGCGAAGAAGGCCGCTGACAAAAAACAAGCGAAACATGATAAGAAGAACGAGGCCTATAACTCTAACTCCAACGAGGCTGAAACGGCGCAGTGA
- the LOC141436806 gene encoding putative inorganic phosphate cotransporter isoform X4, which produces MVSKSGHVLVWEQAGLEDQRPKNQSSGLGTRHWVTFMLFLGMANAYIMRTNMSVAIVAMVNHTALPVDHEAMDTECGDVYNSSSSSTQDGNYVWTSTLQGYILSSFFYGYVLTQIPFGILSKRFGARYFLGVGMLINSVFGLLVPVAAEAGYGYLILVRFIQGLGEGPIVPCSHAMLAKWIPPNERSRMGAAVYAGAQFGTVISMPLSGLLSEYGFSGGWPSIFYVFGLIGTAWSLAFLFLVSEDPEHSPGIKEAEKKYILSSLWGAAGSSSPPIPWKKILMSMPFWAIMLAHMGQNYGYETLMTELPTFMRQVLHFSLKDNGFVSALPYLCMWLFSMFISVVADWMLSSGRFNHTQVRKIINSIGEYGPAIGLFIAANTGCNPAATVAILAIGVGLNGGIYSGFKVNHLDISPRFAGILMAFTNCLANLTGLLAPIVAGYIIEGKPTQAQWRKVFYIAGGIYIFAATFYNIFGSGRRQEWDNPAEDAALAKKAADKKQAKHDKKNEAYNSNSNEAETAQ; this is translated from the exons aTGGTGTCGAAAAGCGGTCATGTTTTGGTGTGGGAACAAGCTGGGTTGGAAGACCAGAGGCCAAAAAATCAGAGCA GCGGCCTCGGCACTCGGCACTGGGTGACATTCATGCTGTTCCTCGGCATGGCGAACGCCTACATCATGAGGACGAACATGTCGGTGGCCATCGTTGCCATGGTCAACCACACGGCGCTGCCCGTCGACCACGAAGCCATGGACACCGAGTGCGGAGACGTCTACAACAGCAGTAGTAGT TCAACGCAAGATGGCAACTATGTGTGGACTTCCACGCTGCAAGGCTACATCCTGTCGTCGTTCTTCTATGGCTACGTACTAACCCAGATTCCCTTCGGTATTTTGTCGAAAAG GTTCGGTGCCCGGTACTTTCTCGGCGTGGGCATGCTGATAAACTCCGTGTTCGGACTGCTGGTGCCGGTAGCCGCTGAGGCGGGCTACGGGTACCTCATCCTCGTGCGGTTCATCCAGGGCTTGGGCGAA GGTCCGATAGTGCCGTGCTCGCACGCTATGCTTGCCAAATGGATCCCGCCCAACGAGAGGAGTCGGATGGGCGCAGCTGTATATGCCG GAGCCCAATTCGGCACGGTGATCTCCATGCCTTTATCGGGTCTTCTCTCCGAATACGGCTTCTCGGGCGGCTGGCCGTCCATCTTCTACGTTTTCGGTCTCATCGGCACGGCCTGGTCCCTCGCGTTCCTGTTCCTGGTGTCCGAGGACCCGGAGCACAGCCCCGGCATCAAGGAGGCCGAGAAGAAGTACATCCTCAGCTCGCTGTGGGGCGCTGCTGGTTCTAGC TCACCACCAATTCCATGGAAGAAGATCCTGATGTCGATGCCGTTCTGGGCCATCATGCTGGCCCACATGGGACAGAACTACGGTTACGAGACCCTCATGACCGAGCTGCCGACCTTCATGCGTCAAGTGCTCCATTTCTCCCTTAAGGAT AACGGGTTCGTGTCGGCGCTCCCCTACCTGTGCATGTGGCTGTTCTCCATGTTTATTTCCGTCGTCGCCGACTGGATGCTCTCCAGCGGCCGCTTCAACCACACACAAGTCAGGAAGATCATCAACAGTATCG GTGAATACGGTCCCGCCATTGGGCTCTTCATCGCTGCCAACACTGGCTGCAACCCCGCCGCCACGGTCGCCATTTTGGCCATCGGCGTCGGCCTCAACGGTGGTATCTACTCCGGTTTCAAG GTTAACCACTTGGATATCTCGCCGCGTTTCGCCGGTATCCTGATGGCATTCACGAACTGCCTCGCCAACTTGACTGGACTCCTGGCGCCCATCGTAGCTGGATACATAATTGAGGGCAAG ccAACGCAAGCTCAGTGGCGTAAGGTATTCTACATCGCCGGTGGCATCTATATATTCGCTGCTACCTTCTACAACATCTTCGGTTCAGGCAGAAGACAGGAGTGGGACAACCCCGCCGAAGACGCGGCGCTAGCGAAGAAGGCCGCTGACAAAAAACAAGCGAAACATGATAAGAAGAACGAGGCCTATAACTCTAACTCCAACGAGGCTGAAACGGCGCAGTGA
- the LOC141436806 gene encoding putative inorganic phosphate cotransporter isoform X2, with product MVSKSGHVLVWEQAGLEDQRPKNQSSGLGTRHWVTFMLFLGMANAYIMRTNMSVAIVAMVNHTALPVDHEAMDTECGDVYNSSSSPTIKHGDHPMDTYTHNYSTNGTADALPALQSTSTQDGNYVWTSTLQGYILSSFFYGYVLTQIPFGILSKRFGARYFLGVGMLINSVFGLLVPVAAEAGYGYLILVRFIQGLGEGPIVPCSHAMLAKWIPPNERSRMGAAVYAGAQFGTVISMPLSGLLSEYGFSGGWPSIFYVFGLIGTAWSLAFLFLVSEDPEHSPGIKEAEKKYILSSLWGAAGSSSPPIPWKKILMSMPFWAIMLAHMGQNYGYETLMTELPTFMRQVLHFSLKDNGFVSALPYLCMWLFSMFISVVADWMLSSGRFNHTQVRKIINSIGEYGPAIGLFIAANTGCNPAATVAILAIGVGLNGGIYSGFKVNHLDISPRFAGILMAFTNCLANLTGLLAPIVAGYIIEGKPTQAQWRKVFYIAGGIYIFAATFYNIFGSGRRQEWDNPAEDAALAKKAADKKQAKHDKKNEAYNSNSNEAETAQ from the exons aTGGTGTCGAAAAGCGGTCATGTTTTGGTGTGGGAACAAGCTGGGTTGGAAGACCAGAGGCCAAAAAATCAGAGCA GCGGCCTCGGCACTCGGCACTGGGTGACATTCATGCTGTTCCTCGGCATGGCGAACGCCTACATCATGAGGACGAACATGTCGGTGGCCATCGTTGCCATGGTCAACCACACGGCGCTGCCCGTCGACCACGAAGCCATGGACACCGAGTGCGGAGACGTCTACAACAGCAGTAGTAGT ccgACAATAAAGCATGGAGATCACCCGATggatacatacacacacaactaCAGCACCAATGGAACTgctgatgcgttgccggccttgcaaagCACG TCAACGCAAGATGGCAACTATGTGTGGACTTCCACGCTGCAAGGCTACATCCTGTCGTCGTTCTTCTATGGCTACGTACTAACCCAGATTCCCTTCGGTATTTTGTCGAAAAG GTTCGGTGCCCGGTACTTTCTCGGCGTGGGCATGCTGATAAACTCCGTGTTCGGACTGCTGGTGCCGGTAGCCGCTGAGGCGGGCTACGGGTACCTCATCCTCGTGCGGTTCATCCAGGGCTTGGGCGAA GGTCCGATAGTGCCGTGCTCGCACGCTATGCTTGCCAAATGGATCCCGCCCAACGAGAGGAGTCGGATGGGCGCAGCTGTATATGCCG GAGCCCAATTCGGCACGGTGATCTCCATGCCTTTATCGGGTCTTCTCTCCGAATACGGCTTCTCGGGCGGCTGGCCGTCCATCTTCTACGTTTTCGGTCTCATCGGCACGGCCTGGTCCCTCGCGTTCCTGTTCCTGGTGTCCGAGGACCCGGAGCACAGCCCCGGCATCAAGGAGGCCGAGAAGAAGTACATCCTCAGCTCGCTGTGGGGCGCTGCTGGTTCTAGC TCACCACCAATTCCATGGAAGAAGATCCTGATGTCGATGCCGTTCTGGGCCATCATGCTGGCCCACATGGGACAGAACTACGGTTACGAGACCCTCATGACCGAGCTGCCGACCTTCATGCGTCAAGTGCTCCATTTCTCCCTTAAGGAT AACGGGTTCGTGTCGGCGCTCCCCTACCTGTGCATGTGGCTGTTCTCCATGTTTATTTCCGTCGTCGCCGACTGGATGCTCTCCAGCGGCCGCTTCAACCACACACAAGTCAGGAAGATCATCAACAGTATCG GTGAATACGGTCCCGCCATTGGGCTCTTCATCGCTGCCAACACTGGCTGCAACCCCGCCGCCACGGTCGCCATTTTGGCCATCGGCGTCGGCCTCAACGGTGGTATCTACTCCGGTTTCAAG GTTAACCACTTGGATATCTCGCCGCGTTTCGCCGGTATCCTGATGGCATTCACGAACTGCCTCGCCAACTTGACTGGACTCCTGGCGCCCATCGTAGCTGGATACATAATTGAGGGCAAG ccAACGCAAGCTCAGTGGCGTAAGGTATTCTACATCGCCGGTGGCATCTATATATTCGCTGCTACCTTCTACAACATCTTCGGTTCAGGCAGAAGACAGGAGTGGGACAACCCCGCCGAAGACGCGGCGCTAGCGAAGAAGGCCGCTGACAAAAAACAAGCGAAACATGATAAGAAGAACGAGGCCTATAACTCTAACTCCAACGAGGCTGAAACGGCGCAGTGA
- the LOC141436806 gene encoding putative inorganic phosphate cotransporter isoform X3 codes for MGLKPEDDKTPSKLAIMDDDVSDAPRGLGTRHWVTFMLFLGMANAYIMRTNMSVAIVAMVNHTALPVDHEAMDTECGDVYNSSSSSTQDGNYVWTSTLQGYILSSFFYGYVLTQIPFGILSKRFGARYFLGVGMLINSVFGLLVPVAAEAGYGYLILVRFIQGLGEGPIVPCSHAMLAKWIPPNERSRMGAAVYAGAQFGTVISMPLSGLLSEYGFSGGWPSIFYVFGLIGTAWSLAFLFLVSEDPEHSPGIKEAEKKYILSSLWGAAGSSSPPIPWKKILMSMPFWAIMLAHMGQNYGYETLMTELPTFMRQVLHFSLKDNGFVSALPYLCMWLFSMFISVVADWMLSSGRFNHTQVRKIINSIGEYGPAIGLFIAANTGCNPAATVAILAIGVGLNGGIYSGFKVNHLDISPRFAGILMAFTNCLANLTGLLAPIVAGYIIEGKPTQAQWRKVFYIAGGIYIFAATFYNIFGSGRRQEWDNPAEDAALAKKAADKKQAKHDKKNEAYNSNSNEAETAQ; via the exons GCGGCCTCGGCACTCGGCACTGGGTGACATTCATGCTGTTCCTCGGCATGGCGAACGCCTACATCATGAGGACGAACATGTCGGTGGCCATCGTTGCCATGGTCAACCACACGGCGCTGCCCGTCGACCACGAAGCCATGGACACCGAGTGCGGAGACGTCTACAACAGCAGTAGTAGT TCAACGCAAGATGGCAACTATGTGTGGACTTCCACGCTGCAAGGCTACATCCTGTCGTCGTTCTTCTATGGCTACGTACTAACCCAGATTCCCTTCGGTATTTTGTCGAAAAG GTTCGGTGCCCGGTACTTTCTCGGCGTGGGCATGCTGATAAACTCCGTGTTCGGACTGCTGGTGCCGGTAGCCGCTGAGGCGGGCTACGGGTACCTCATCCTCGTGCGGTTCATCCAGGGCTTGGGCGAA GGTCCGATAGTGCCGTGCTCGCACGCTATGCTTGCCAAATGGATCCCGCCCAACGAGAGGAGTCGGATGGGCGCAGCTGTATATGCCG GAGCCCAATTCGGCACGGTGATCTCCATGCCTTTATCGGGTCTTCTCTCCGAATACGGCTTCTCGGGCGGCTGGCCGTCCATCTTCTACGTTTTCGGTCTCATCGGCACGGCCTGGTCCCTCGCGTTCCTGTTCCTGGTGTCCGAGGACCCGGAGCACAGCCCCGGCATCAAGGAGGCCGAGAAGAAGTACATCCTCAGCTCGCTGTGGGGCGCTGCTGGTTCTAGC TCACCACCAATTCCATGGAAGAAGATCCTGATGTCGATGCCGTTCTGGGCCATCATGCTGGCCCACATGGGACAGAACTACGGTTACGAGACCCTCATGACCGAGCTGCCGACCTTCATGCGTCAAGTGCTCCATTTCTCCCTTAAGGAT AACGGGTTCGTGTCGGCGCTCCCCTACCTGTGCATGTGGCTGTTCTCCATGTTTATTTCCGTCGTCGCCGACTGGATGCTCTCCAGCGGCCGCTTCAACCACACACAAGTCAGGAAGATCATCAACAGTATCG GTGAATACGGTCCCGCCATTGGGCTCTTCATCGCTGCCAACACTGGCTGCAACCCCGCCGCCACGGTCGCCATTTTGGCCATCGGCGTCGGCCTCAACGGTGGTATCTACTCCGGTTTCAAG GTTAACCACTTGGATATCTCGCCGCGTTTCGCCGGTATCCTGATGGCATTCACGAACTGCCTCGCCAACTTGACTGGACTCCTGGCGCCCATCGTAGCTGGATACATAATTGAGGGCAAG ccAACGCAAGCTCAGTGGCGTAAGGTATTCTACATCGCCGGTGGCATCTATATATTCGCTGCTACCTTCTACAACATCTTCGGTTCAGGCAGAAGACAGGAGTGGGACAACCCCGCCGAAGACGCGGCGCTAGCGAAGAAGGCCGCTGACAAAAAACAAGCGAAACATGATAAGAAGAACGAGGCCTATAACTCTAACTCCAACGAGGCTGAAACGGCGCAGTGA